Below is a window of Clostridiales bacterium DNA.
CATCGTGGCGGAGGATGAAACCTTCCTGAACCAGATGGTCCAGCCGGAAGAAGGGGAGGAAAAGACCCCCGAGCAGATGAGCGATGAGCTGGTGCAGGCCTACGAGTTCTACAGCCAGTACTACGGATATGATTTCAAGTATTTCCCGGAAGGCTACCGGGGCATCACCCACATCCTGCTGAAGGTGGAACAGGAACTGCTGGACAAGTGGCAGGAGCTGGCCGCGAAGCTGGAAGAGCAGAACGAGCCCAAGGAAGAAGTCGCCCCCGAAACGGTTGAAGCAACAGACGCGGAACCCACTGCGGAACCGGAACCCACTGCCGAGCCGGAAGAACCCGTGACCCCCGAAATGGTGGAAGCGGCGAAGCAGGCGATCCTGGACAGCGTGAAGGACACGGTGGATGAGATCAACGCGAAGCTGGAAGCCGGCGCGAACTTTGAGGACCTGATCCTCGAGTACGGCACGGACCCGGGCATGCAGGCGGAAGAAAACCGCACGAAGGGCTACGCGGTGCATCCCTCCAGCATCATGTTTGAGCAGAACTTCACCGCCGGCGCCGCGGCGCTGGAAAAGGTCGGCGACGTCAGCGATCCCATCGTGAGCCAGTTCGGCGTGCACATCCTGCACTACCTGCGGGATATCCCCGGCGGCGCGGTGGAACTCACCGATGCCCTGAAGGAAGAACTGCGCGCGGACCTGAAGAGCGAAAAGATCCAGGCGGCGTTTGACGCGCTGCAGGAGAAGTGGGTTGCCGAGTCCGAGGTCGTATGGACCGAAGCCGGCGAGGACTGGAAGATTGACGAGGCGGCCCTGGCGGCCGAACCGGAAACTGCTGAACCGGCCGAAGAGACCGAAGCGGTTCCGGCAGAATAATCGACCCGAAGATGACGGGAGAGCGGATCACAGCTGCTCTCCTGTTTTTGTTTCCGGGAATATTACCGGAAAACGGCAACAAACTGCCGCCCGGATTCGTCTATATATCTGGGAACACATAACGGGAAAGGACGGAAAACAACCATGAAAAGGATCTGCGCCCTGCTTTTTGCGCTCTGCATGCTGGTATCCTGCGCGTATGCGTCCGTGGAAAAAGAAGAACGGCGTACGCCTTTGTCCAATAAAACCCTGGTCAAAATCCTGGAAAATAACGGATACAAGGGCTGGACGCTGTACCAGCCCGGCCCCTGCGAGACGGAAACCAACACGTCCTCCAAAACGTTCCTGCGCCGGGTCAGTATCTATCCCATCGTGGCCGAAAAGGACGGGGAAACGCACCTGGTGATCCTGCGGAAGAAGGGCAAGGACTGGAAATTCCAGCTGGCCAGCGACAAGGCAGTCTCCCGGGACGGCTTCCGGATGTATGATTTTTCCATGGATGAGAATATCAGCAGTGAAAGTAAAACCCTGTATATCTGGTTTGACTACGCGGACGGACAGGATCGGAGATATACGCTGGAGCTGGATCTCAGCGACACGTACAATTCTTACTTCAGGTACCTGGAGCTGCCGGGAGAGGATACGGCTGACGGCCGGATCTACCGGACGATCATTATGAATTACCTCCGGGATTTTGACTTTGAACTGAGTTATTACGGCGGCTCTTTCCGGGAGACCATCGGTGTGCAGCCGTGGAAGACGCATGAATTCGGAATCGAGGAATTTTCCCTGGCAGAGATGCCGCTTTCCCTGGCGGACCTGACAAAGCAGGCCGTTGTGAAGAACGCGCCGGACGGAGCGCCCCTGTACCGCCGGCCGTCGGAAA
It encodes the following:
- a CDS encoding peptidylprolyl isomerase; this translates as MMKRIIAVLTALMMLISAAALAEGSAEDPVLVTVNGQELRESSEEYRVWQDYLTYQAGQDSEEYAVMIQQYAMDYAIRYVAMAQKLNEMGNSVPEEELNAGREEARAGWESIVADFMQSQYGVGADATDEEKAAAKADTLAYILENYGYTEESYVEEAMMYTRLNAVYDRGQKLAEEGIEVTDQEVEDHFKTIVAEDETFLNQMVQPEEGEEKTPEQMSDELVQAYEFYSQYYGYDFKYFPEGYRGITHILLKVEQELLDKWQELAAKLEEQNEPKEEVAPETVEATDAEPTAEPEPTAEPEEPVTPEMVEAAKQAILDSVKDTVDEINAKLEAGANFEDLILEYGTDPGMQAEENRTKGYAVHPSSIMFEQNFTAGAAALEKVGDVSDPIVSQFGVHILHYLRDIPGGAVELTDALKEELRADLKSEKIQAAFDALQEKWVAESEVVWTEAGEDWKIDEAALAAEPETAEPAEETEAVPAE